The following proteins are co-located in the Manduca sexta isolate Smith_Timp_Sample1 unplaced genomic scaffold, JHU_Msex_v1.0 HiC_scaffold_39, whole genome shotgun sequence genome:
- the LOC119193292 gene encoding E3 ubiquitin-protein ligase RNF181-like yields MAGYFEEMGWRELQDGEQPNHLLHMARFLLDFGFHGENANGEWPKLPPPASREAVGQIPEVTIDSNDKSCPICLKKFQVGDKGKQMPCHHIFHTTCILTWLERTNSCPFCRYELPTDNEGYEAFKKEKSVLNNGKKK; encoded by the exons ATGGCGGGATATTTCGAAGAAATGGGGTGGCGGGAACTGCAGGACGGTGAGCAACCTAACCATTTGCTGCATATGGCGAGATTCCTTTTAGACTTTGGATTCCACGGAGAAAATGCCAACGGAGAATGGCCTAA GTTGCCACCACCAGCATCTAGAGAAGCTGTTGGCCAGATACCCGAAGTAACAATTGACTCCAATGATAAGAGTTGTCCGATATGCTTAAAGAAATTCCAAGTTGGAGACAAAGGAAAACAAATGCCTTGCCATCATATCTTTCACACAACATGTATATTGACTTGGTTGGAGCGA ACAAATTCCTGCCCATTTTGTAGGTATGAATTACCAACTGATAATGAAGGTTATGAAGctttcaaaaaagaaaaaagcgtGCTGAACAACGGAAAGAAGAAATAG